DNA from Helicobacter pylori:
ATTGGCGCTTGGTGGCACGACCTCTAAGGTGGCTAATTCCTGATTGAGCGCATTGACATGCATGATTTTATAACCCACCTTGCCTTGTAAAAGCTTGTTGTATTCTTTTTCAATACCGGTTTTGCCTACAATCTGGCTGTATTGATTCTCTTCATCGTCTTTTAAATCTTGCAAACTTGCCACCCCCACATAACCTAAAACATGCGAAGCTAAAGCGTTATTAGGGTAGTAGCGCTTGTCTAAAGGGCGCACAAAAATGCCTTGAGTTTGAATGAGTTTGGCATAAAGGGATTGCATGGTGGCATAGGGAATGAAGCCCACCACTTTAATGAGGTTGTGGTTATAAAGCGAATTTTCTTTTTGGTAATTGTTTAAAAGCGTTTCTTTGGGAAAATTAGGGAAAAACTTTTGGATCACTTCAATTTTTTCTAAAAGCTCTTTTTGTTTCAATCTGCTGGGCAAAAACACGCCAAACACCAATTCATTAATAGCTAAAAACTCATGGTTTCTGTCTGTAATATTGCCCCTTGTAGGGATTAGAAATTCTTTTTTAGTCATGTTGCGTTCGGCCAATTTTTCATAGTATTCTTGATTTTTAACGCTTAGAATAAACAGATTTAAGATTAATAACCCCCAAACCCCTATAAAAACAAAGAGCAAAAGCTTATAGCGAAGATTTTTCATACAAACCCCACAAAGCGCCCTCTATGAGCGCAAAAAGAGCGAAAAGACCTAGCGTTTTCAAGCCCAAAGACACCGAAAAAAAGCGCGATAAATAAAGGTAATAAACCAAAAACGCATGCAAAGTTTTGAATAAAAAGCCGTCATTAAAAAGCTTTAAAGAGTTTTTATAGACGATTTGATGGTAGATTAAAAACAATAAAGCCAAAACGCCTAAGGTCTTTAAATGCATGCTTTCAAACCAAAACAAGCAACCAAACACGCTCAAACTTGGCAGAAAATGGTCGTATTTTTTCACATAAAACAAAAATAAAAACCCAAGCATAGGGGGTAAAAAAGGCATCAAATCCCTTAAAAGGCTATAAAAATAAAAACCAAAGATCCCTAAACATAAGAAAAAAAAGGAATCTTGTTTTAAAGAGAGCATGGTTTGGTGGCTTATAAAGGGTTAGTGAGCAAGTATTTTAATAGGGTTTGGCGCACTATTTCAAGGGTTGGGTATTTTGAAGAAAGGGCGTTAAAATGGATAGTATTGATTAAAAAAGGTTTAGGAGCGTTTAAAAAAAGGCGGTGTTGCTCGTTTTTATTCAACTTGTCAAATTTCGTAAAAAGAGAGAGGTAGGCTTGATCGGGCCTTAAAAGGGCTTGAATGCTTTCTTTAGCGTTTTTGTCAATTTCTAAATCCAAATGGCGCGCATCTATCAAATGGATAAAAAGCTTGATAGAAACCCTAACGCTCAACAATTCCCATAAAAACCCCTCCCATTCTTTTTTCAAGCTTTTAGAAACTTTAGCGTAGCCAAACCCGGGCAAATCAATCGCATTAAAGGTTGTCATTAAAGCGTTTTCTTTATCTTCCCAAGTGGTGGAAAAAAAATTCGCTAAACGGGTTTTTCCCGGCGTCGCTGAGCTTTTGGCGAGATTTTTCCCTAATAGAGTATTGATAAAAGTGCTTTTGCCTACATTGCTGCGCCCTAAAATGACCATTTCAGAAGTCAGGCTCGCAGGGCATTGCGAAAGATTGCTAGAAGAAGTGAGGAAATGAGCGTCTTTAATGACAATCATGGTTTTGCCTTAGCGTCCTTCTTTTTTTGCTTCGCCTTACGATTTTCTTCATTAATGTCTTCCATATCAAACACAAATTTAGCGGGCCGTTTCGCGCTCCCCAACACATCAGCATAACCCTTAGTTTTGTTTAAAATGATTTCATCGCCGGTGATGACGTTAGATTTCCCCACTTCTCTAACCACCGCATTTTGCAACAATTTGTATTCCCCATTCAGCGCGTTATAAATGAGCTTGTCAGCGCTCCCGCTGATTTCACGATTATCCTCTGTAAAGATGTTAAAATGCGTGTTCCCTGTGGCTTCATAGCGTTCTGGCTTTCGTTTATCGTTTAAAAACACGCTCACTTTATCCGCAAACAACCGGTCTTTACCTTTTTTGATCTGCACATTGCCTTGAATAACGGCGGTTTTGGTTTTGTCGTTCGCTACAAATTGGTTGCCGGTGATCTCTAAAAGCTCTCTTTCTTTTTTCAAACCTTTATTCTCTAATTTTTGAGCGCTCATCACGCTTAAAATACCAAAACAACACACCAAAAAACACCACCAACGCATTAAAACCCTCCTTTGAAAGTGGGGAATTTTTTCTTTTCTTTTTGGCTTTGTTTGATTTCATCTAAAAACAAATTGGCTTGAATGCTTTGAGCTTCAATAATAGCTAATGCATGCGAATAAGAAATGTCAAGCCCTTCAACCTTGCTGTCCTTTGAAGTGAGAATGAAACGGCCCTTGCCTTTAAAATTTTGCTCTTTATGGTTGTAAATCCCTGTTTCACTCCAAAAACTGGAATCATCGCTTCTTTTATAAGTTACCCCATTAG
Protein-coding regions in this window:
- the yihA gene encoding ribosome biogenesis GTP-binding protein YihA/YsxC, translating into MIVIKDAHFLTSSSNLSQCPASLTSEMVILGRSNVGKSTFINTLLGKNLAKSSATPGKTRLANFFSTTWEDKENALMTTFNAIDLPGFGYAKVSKSLKKEWEGFLWELLSVRVSIKLFIHLIDARHLDLEIDKNAKESIQALLRPDQAYLSLFTKFDKLNKNEQHRLFLNAPKPFLINTIHFNALSSKYPTLEIVRQTLLKYLLTNPL
- the lptA gene encoding lipopolysaccharide transport periplasmic protein LptA → MRWWCFLVCCFGILSVMSAQKLENKGLKKERELLEITGNQFVANDKTKTAVIQGNVQIKKGKDRLFADKVSVFLNDKRKPERYEATGNTHFNIFTEDNREISGSADKLIYNALNGEYKLLQNAVVREVGKSNVITGDEIILNKTKGYADVLGSAKRPAKFVFDMEDINEENRKAKQKKKDAKAKP